Proteins co-encoded in one Nonlabens agnitus genomic window:
- a CDS encoding T9SS type A sorting domain-containing protein: MKNFTFLIAILFVVSASMAQVNVVNDAFIYSKGTNIYVKQEINLVTPASLNTTSTTDESVGGSAIYLRDEAQLIQDDDVANSGDGFISVFQEGAAGNFTYNYWSSPVYDPSTELLPIKGFRRTQIYFPRLTSGYATISDTDTDLVIDAQKARFLAVGQRDGATDDQDSSTSTVIQPLRIASRWLYSYNSFFLNEGGGGYEGWTDMHQDDDTVRPGYGFTMKGISGNGPNIVTSGVQPGQRYDFRGIPNNGTISVGVATGDFSLVGNPYPSALDLKQFMIDNQGIIDGQLYFWDSRATSHLLIEYEGGYGTYSPQIMDSSDGYYTPAVFLKYDSNGIPNANAPTGGGLAGPVGDPSTTSRRYAAIGQGFVIQRSPLDNPDTSEIESFAAGTTGVVEFRNSQRVFEKEDGSDSFFKAAPSAGNDQRRDANAANIKPAFSFEVLINEQYSRNMIVGFMDIATKNWDWGMEASNIANRVANDAYMPIGNSQAIIQVLPFEGGSASIPISFKSVVENSTFKIKVNGSENFSPEKILLLDKQTDTYHDILNDSYIITTGKGTVADRYEIVFEEKSTLSNGDELLAVDAFNIFQNNELSLLTIQNPAGKNVSDISVFDLAGRLVASQNPKEANQEFTFNTSSYSAGIYIVKVSTPDDEELAKKVIISN, from the coding sequence ATGAAAAACTTTACATTCCTTATCGCAATTCTTTTTGTTGTGAGTGCTTCTATGGCTCAAGTCAATGTTGTTAATGATGCCTTTATTTATTCAAAGGGTACCAATATTTATGTTAAGCAAGAAATCAATCTGGTTACACCGGCATCTTTAAATACTACTAGCACTACGGATGAGTCTGTAGGCGGTTCTGCCATCTATTTGAGAGATGAGGCGCAGCTCATTCAAGATGATGATGTTGCGAATTCTGGAGACGGTTTTATATCTGTATTTCAAGAAGGAGCGGCAGGAAATTTTACCTACAATTACTGGTCGTCTCCTGTTTACGATCCATCAACCGAATTATTACCTATAAAGGGATTTAGAAGAACGCAAATTTATTTCCCGCGGTTAACTTCAGGATATGCCACCATTAGTGATACTGACACAGATTTAGTTATTGATGCTCAAAAAGCTAGATTTCTTGCAGTAGGACAAAGGGACGGTGCTACCGATGATCAAGATTCATCAACGTCTACAGTCATTCAGCCTTTGAGAATAGCCTCAAGATGGTTATATAGCTATAATAGTTTTTTTCTAAATGAAGGTGGTGGCGGTTACGAAGGGTGGACTGACATGCATCAAGATGACGATACCGTAAGACCTGGATATGGATTTACTATGAAAGGTATCTCTGGTAACGGCCCTAATATTGTAACCAGTGGTGTGCAACCTGGACAACGTTATGATTTTAGAGGTATTCCTAATAATGGTACCATAAGTGTTGGAGTTGCAACGGGTGATTTTTCATTAGTGGGAAACCCGTACCCTTCAGCTCTTGATTTAAAACAATTTATGATTGATAATCAAGGTATCATTGACGGTCAACTATACTTTTGGGATTCTAGAGCTACGTCACACCTTTTAATAGAATATGAGGGTGGTTATGGCACCTATTCGCCACAAATAATGGATAGCAGCGATGGCTATTATACTCCTGCTGTCTTTCTTAAATATGACAGTAATGGTATTCCTAATGCTAATGCACCTACTGGTGGCGGTCTAGCAGGACCAGTAGGTGACCCATCGACAACATCACGACGTTATGCTGCAATAGGCCAAGGCTTTGTTATCCAGAGAAGTCCTTTGGATAATCCAGACACTAGTGAGATTGAATCATTTGCCGCAGGAACTACTGGTGTTGTGGAATTTAGAAACAGTCAGCGAGTATTTGAGAAAGAAGATGGTTCAGATAGTTTTTTCAAAGCCGCACCCAGTGCTGGAAATGATCAACGTCGAGATGCAAATGCAGCTAACATCAAACCCGCATTTAGTTTTGAAGTATTAATTAATGAACAATACAGTAGAAATATGATCGTGGGTTTTATGGATATAGCAACAAAAAACTGGGATTGGGGTATGGAAGCTAGTAACATTGCTAATCGGGTAGCTAACGATGCTTATATGCCCATTGGTAACAGTCAAGCCATTATCCAAGTTCTTCCATTTGAGGGTGGTTCAGCGAGCATACCAATTAGTTTCAAATCTGTTGTTGAAAATTCCACTTTTAAAATTAAAGTTAATGGTAGTGAGAACTTCTCTCCAGAGAAAATTTTACTACTCGACAAACAAACCGACACCTATCATGATATTTTGAATGATTCTTATATCATTACAACTGGTAAAGGAACTGTAGCAGACCGCTACGAAATCGTTTTTGAAGAAAAATCAACATTGAGTAATGGTGATGAATTACTTGCTGTAGATGCGTTCAACATCTTTCAAAACAATGAGCTTAGTTTGTTGACCATTCAAAACCCAGCTGGCAAAAATGTTTCTGACATCAGTGTGTTTGATTTAGCTGGTAGATTAGTGGCAAGCCAAAATCCAAAAGAAGCAAATCAAGAATTCACCTTTAATACGTCATCGTATTCCGCTGGGATTTACATTGTCAAGGTCTCTACGCCTGATGATGAAGAGTTAGCCAAAAAAGTGATTATTTCTAATTAG
- a CDS encoding DUF2752 domain-containing protein, giving the protein MSIVVDDSWMLPCFTKQMIGMDCPGCGIQRSISLLLQGKVIDSFFMYPALLPAIFLLGFLIFDMFVNIKYGEKIKLWGTIIVTGTILTSYIIKLSFI; this is encoded by the coding sequence ATGAGTATAGTTGTGGACGACAGCTGGATGCTGCCTTGTTTCACTAAGCAAATGATAGGAATGGACTGTCCTGGATGTGGTATCCAGCGGTCCATTTCTCTGTTATTACAGGGAAAGGTGATCGATTCCTTTTTTATGTATCCCGCATTATTGCCTGCAATATTTCTATTAGGTTTCTTAATTTTTGATATGTTTGTCAATATAAAGTATGGAGAGAAAATCAAATTATGGGGAACCATAATCGTCACAGGAACCATATTGACCAGTTACATCATTAAATTATCATTCATCTAA
- a CDS encoding CCC motif membrane protein, giving the protein MQKLNTTVVYILSIVGFLCCCIYGIGTVAAIIALVIASKELKKYNENPDLYSNGKAMKTAKTVAIISLIISLIGLALIVAFYFNQCAFYQWYIDAFADNPNVTEEQLAPLYQAMEEAGCM; this is encoded by the coding sequence ATGCAAAAATTAAATACCACTGTAGTTTACATTCTTTCCATTGTAGGGTTTCTATGCTGCTGTATATACGGGATTGGAACCGTAGCCGCTATTATAGCATTAGTGATAGCCTCTAAGGAGTTGAAGAAATACAACGAAAATCCAGATTTGTATTCCAATGGAAAAGCAATGAAAACGGCTAAAACGGTAGCGATCATTTCGCTTATCATATCCTTAATAGGGTTAGCACTTATAGTAGCCTTCTACTTTAACCAATGTGCATTCTACCAATGGTATATTGATGCGTTTGCTGACAATCCTAATGTAACGGAAGAGCAGTTGGCACCTCTTTACCAAGCCATGGAAGAAGCAGGCTGTATGTAA
- the rocD gene encoding ornithine--oxo-acid transaminase produces the protein MNITASRSKELIEIEEKHGAHNYHPLPVVLERGDGVYVWDVEGKRYYDFLSAYSAVNQGHCHPAIIDAMTEQARTLTLTSRAFHNDKLGKFNSYMTSYFDFDKVLPMNTGAEAVETAIKIARKWAYEKKGVAETDAQIIVCDNNFHGRTTTIISFSNDENARKNFGPYTPGFIKIPYDDTEALEKALQQDNVAGFLVEPIQGEAGVYTPADDFMRRSKELCEKYNALFIADEIQTGIARTGALLAVCGKCTCEGSCERQETYARPDILILGKALSGGAFPVSAVLADDDIMNVIHPGQHGSTFGGNPVAAVVAIAALDVVKEESLAQNARELGNYFRKKINEYIETTDTVTLVRGRGLLNAIVINDSEDSDTAWNICLKLRDNGLLAKPTHGNIIRFAPPLVMTKEQLDECIDIIIKTLKDFE, from the coding sequence ATGAATATTACAGCATCCAGATCAAAAGAACTTATAGAAATAGAAGAAAAGCACGGTGCCCACAACTACCATCCATTACCAGTGGTGTTAGAGCGTGGCGATGGTGTCTATGTCTGGGATGTAGAAGGAAAGCGTTATTATGATTTCCTGAGTGCCTATAGCGCCGTTAATCAAGGTCACTGTCATCCTGCAATTATTGATGCAATGACAGAGCAGGCACGTACATTGACACTTACCTCAAGAGCTTTTCACAATGATAAGTTGGGTAAGTTCAATAGTTACATGACCAGCTATTTTGACTTTGACAAAGTACTGCCCATGAATACCGGTGCAGAGGCTGTGGAAACCGCCATCAAAATTGCTCGTAAATGGGCCTATGAAAAAAAGGGCGTTGCTGAAACCGATGCTCAAATTATTGTTTGTGACAACAACTTCCATGGTCGTACCACCACTATAATCTCGTTCTCGAATGATGAGAACGCCCGTAAAAACTTTGGACCCTATACACCTGGTTTTATCAAGATACCCTATGATGATACTGAGGCTCTGGAAAAAGCCTTACAACAAGATAATGTCGCTGGATTTTTAGTTGAGCCTATTCAAGGTGAAGCTGGAGTTTATACACCAGCAGATGATTTTATGCGTCGCAGTAAGGAATTGTGTGAAAAATATAATGCGCTCTTTATCGCAGATGAAATCCAAACTGGTATCGCAAGAACAGGCGCATTGCTTGCTGTTTGTGGAAAATGTACTTGTGAAGGATCGTGTGAACGACAAGAAACCTATGCTAGACCGGATATCTTGATTTTAGGAAAAGCATTATCTGGTGGAGCGTTTCCCGTAAGTGCCGTTCTTGCCGATGATGATATCATGAACGTGATCCATCCAGGACAGCATGGAAGTACTTTTGGAGGTAATCCAGTAGCAGCTGTAGTAGCCATTGCTGCTCTTGATGTAGTCAAGGAAGAATCGCTCGCTCAAAATGCCCGCGAGTTAGGAAATTACTTCCGTAAAAAAATCAATGAGTACATTGAGACCACAGATACTGTCACTTTAGTAAGAGGTCGTGGTCTATTAAATGCGATCGTGATCAATGATTCTGAAGACAGTGATACAGCATGGAATATTTGTTTGAAATTGCGAGACAATGGTTTACTCGCTAAACCTACTCATGGGAATATCATACGATTTGCGCCACCATTGGTCATGACTAAAGAGCAACTGGATGAGTGTATAGATATCATTATCAAAACGCTAAAGGATTTTGAATAG
- the rlmD gene encoding 23S rRNA (uracil(1939)-C(5))-methyltransferase RlmD, whose amino-acid sequence MSKRRKRAQKTFEKVPVVDAGARGKSVAKTADGEVIFLTDAVPGDVVDITTYKKRKSFYEGKVTQFHERSTRRTQPVCKHYDTCGGCKWQEMAYDSQLFFKQKEVVENLTRIGHLTLPEVEPILGSEQQYYYRNKMEFSFSANRWLTLEEIQSDVQLDDDDKKALGFHIPGMWDKILHLDECHLHPAIGEQIRLSVHAFAKAENISYYSPREKSGTLRTLMLRMSSTGDVMVVIQFYQDHEQQRIALLEHLKESFPEIKSLQYIINEKANDTIYDQDVVLYNGDDFIMEKMEGLQFKISAKSFYQTNSAQAYELYKVTRDFAGLDGSQIVYDLYTGTGTIAQFVAGKAAKVVGIESVPQAIEDAQANARLNNVANAEFYVGDMKDVFTTDFINEHGTPDVVITDPPRDGMHKDVVAQLLKLAAPRIVYVSCNSATQARDLALLDDAYKVVRVRPVDMFPQTHHVENVVLLELK is encoded by the coding sequence ATGTCCAAAAGAAGAAAAAGAGCCCAAAAAACTTTTGAAAAAGTACCTGTTGTTGATGCAGGAGCTAGAGGTAAAAGTGTCGCAAAAACTGCCGACGGTGAAGTCATATTCCTTACTGATGCAGTACCAGGCGATGTCGTTGATATCACGACCTATAAAAAGCGCAAGTCCTTTTATGAAGGAAAGGTGACTCAGTTTCACGAGCGATCCACACGACGCACACAACCTGTTTGCAAACATTACGACACCTGTGGCGGTTGCAAGTGGCAGGAAATGGCCTACGATAGCCAGCTCTTTTTCAAACAAAAGGAAGTTGTTGAGAACCTAACACGCATAGGTCACCTTACCTTGCCAGAGGTTGAACCTATCCTAGGCAGCGAGCAGCAATACTACTATCGCAATAAGATGGAATTCAGCTTTTCTGCAAATCGGTGGTTGACGCTAGAAGAGATTCAGTCTGACGTGCAGTTAGACGATGACGATAAAAAGGCTCTAGGCTTCCACATTCCTGGAATGTGGGACAAGATCCTACACCTGGATGAATGTCACTTGCACCCAGCCATTGGTGAGCAGATACGTTTGAGTGTCCACGCTTTCGCGAAAGCGGAAAACATCTCTTACTACTCACCACGAGAAAAGTCTGGCACTTTACGCACACTCATGTTGCGCATGTCCAGCACTGGCGACGTGATGGTAGTGATTCAGTTTTATCAGGATCATGAGCAACAGCGCATCGCTTTGTTGGAGCATTTGAAAGAATCGTTTCCAGAAATCAAGTCCCTGCAATACATCATTAACGAGAAGGCAAACGACACGATCTATGATCAAGATGTGGTGCTGTACAACGGTGACGATTTTATCATGGAAAAAATGGAGGGCCTGCAGTTTAAAATTAGTGCAAAATCGTTCTATCAGACCAACTCTGCACAGGCCTATGAACTGTATAAGGTTACTCGGGATTTTGCTGGACTGGACGGTTCTCAGATCGTTTATGACCTATACACCGGTACTGGTACCATTGCCCAATTCGTTGCTGGTAAAGCCGCCAAAGTCGTGGGGATTGAGTCCGTACCTCAAGCTATCGAGGATGCGCAAGCAAACGCGCGACTTAATAATGTAGCAAATGCAGAATTTTATGTGGGCGATATGAAGGATGTGTTCACCACAGACTTTATCAATGAGCACGGCACGCCAGATGTCGTCATTACAGATCCGCCGCGAGATGGTATGCACAAAGATGTAGTTGCACAACTTTTGAAACTTGCGGCACCTAGAATTGTCTATGTTAGTTGTAATAGCGCAACACAAGCACGTGATCTAGCGTTACTGGATGATGCATATAAAGTGGTGCGTGTGCGTCCCGTGGACATGTTCCCGCAAACCCATCATGTGGAAAATGTAGTTTTACTTGAATTAAAATAA
- a CDS encoding TlpA family protein disulfide reductase codes for MKKVILLLLTTILLFACKDEVIEEAVIASNTVTIAGMVNPADSLDVSQVQVYAYDYLKSDYDEYTADLNEDGSFQLEMELTDPREVTVFASRPFSLIAVPGDSINVTIAKAVDTTQVIAPKFSGDHADTNNNLQRYLKDFPVDVQSYYNNEEAQATDDFIAFAKAEQTTIVDYNKKFMSSIDDALLQDYITSREKFFFPNSKIDYAMYRDYYGLEAPAADSEYFNFLNSLPKLEKEDLINTSIIQRLVYTLKYHYQSRARLLVEEGASVDSKAIELAANSSDGSLLHDLVIHEFYLNQLQDHNIDIYESTSDQYLSKVADDEIRNSITSRYESEKKLLESPELPEEAQLLEFKSEDPKDYLAEIIENANGKVVYIDNWATWCGPCKAEFKEASPKLHEKFNDDVEFVYFCHSSEQRAYIPSIAEFQIKGKHYFLDEDQSKVVRQMIELEGYPTYTVIDKSGEIVLSDYIHRPSYPATTELLTKLINE; via the coding sequence ATGAAAAAAGTTATTTTACTGTTGTTAACGACAATCCTACTCTTTGCCTGTAAAGATGAAGTGATTGAAGAGGCCGTTATCGCAAGCAATACGGTTACCATTGCCGGTATGGTAAACCCAGCAGACTCGCTGGATGTTTCTCAGGTGCAGGTTTATGCCTATGATTATTTGAAGAGCGATTACGACGAGTACACGGCAGACCTTAACGAGGATGGCAGCTTCCAATTGGAGATGGAACTGACAGATCCTAGAGAAGTCACCGTTTTTGCTTCTAGACCTTTTAGCTTGATTGCCGTTCCCGGCGATTCCATCAATGTGACTATTGCAAAGGCTGTGGATACTACACAGGTGATCGCACCTAAATTTTCGGGAGATCATGCAGATACTAATAACAATCTGCAACGCTATTTGAAGGATTTTCCAGTTGACGTGCAATCGTATTACAACAATGAAGAAGCACAGGCGACAGATGATTTTATCGCTTTCGCGAAAGCGGAACAAACCACCATCGTAGATTACAACAAGAAATTCATGTCATCTATAGATGATGCATTATTGCAGGATTACATCACCTCGCGTGAGAAGTTTTTCTTTCCCAATTCGAAGATTGATTATGCGATGTACAGAGATTATTATGGACTGGAAGCTCCTGCGGCAGACAGCGAATACTTCAATTTCCTGAACAGCCTTCCTAAGCTTGAAAAAGAAGATTTGATCAATACTTCTATCATACAAAGATTGGTGTACACCCTAAAATACCACTATCAAAGCAGAGCCAGATTGCTCGTGGAAGAAGGCGCAAGCGTAGATTCCAAAGCCATTGAATTAGCAGCGAACTCATCAGACGGGTCATTGCTACATGACCTGGTCATTCATGAGTTTTATCTCAACCAGCTGCAGGATCATAATATTGACATTTATGAATCTACTAGCGACCAGTACTTATCTAAGGTTGCCGATGATGAAATCAGAAACAGCATCACTTCCAGGTATGAAAGTGAAAAAAAGCTATTGGAAAGCCCAGAACTTCCTGAGGAAGCTCAACTTCTGGAATTTAAAAGTGAAGATCCAAAGGATTACTTAGCAGAGATTATTGAGAATGCCAATGGTAAAGTTGTCTACATTGACAACTGGGCAACCTGGTGTGGTCCCTGTAAAGCCGAATTTAAAGAGGCATCACCTAAACTGCACGAAAAATTCAATGATGATGTTGAGTTTGTATATTTCTGTCACAGTAGTGAACAACGTGCATATATACCATCCATTGCGGAGTTTCAGATCAAAGGAAAACACTATTTCCTTGATGAGGATCAGTCAAAGGTTGTGAGACAAATGATAGAATTAGAAGGCTATCCTACCTATACCGTTATTGATAAATCTGGAGAGATCGTTCTATCTGATTATATTCACAGACCCAGCTATCCTGCTACAACAGAGTTGCTGACAAAACTCATTAATGAATAG
- a CDS encoding DUF6452 family protein: MNRNQIIAILLLVACCFSSCEKDDLCIPEELDVPRLVIVFLDARNPLLRKPVERLQVFETEENFAVSLNDTGATSLTQVDSISIPLRNDQNVTNFAFTRTSNGAVNADPINFSYTEEEVYLNRACGFTSSFLDLSLERPDEDPVNPWISNVIIRNADVISKNDIHVEIRH, translated from the coding sequence ATGAATAGAAATCAAATCATAGCGATTTTACTGCTTGTTGCCTGTTGCTTCTCATCTTGTGAGAAGGATGACTTGTGCATTCCAGAAGAGTTGGATGTGCCACGACTGGTGATCGTTTTTCTAGATGCTAGAAACCCATTGTTGCGCAAACCAGTGGAAAGGCTCCAAGTTTTTGAAACCGAAGAGAATTTTGCAGTCAGTCTAAATGATACGGGCGCAACTAGTCTCACACAAGTAGACTCGATTTCTATACCCTTACGAAATGATCAAAACGTGACCAATTTTGCATTCACTCGTACGTCCAACGGCGCTGTCAATGCAGACCCTATCAACTTTAGTTATACCGAAGAAGAAGTATACCTCAACCGTGCCTGCGGCTTTACCTCATCTTTTCTGGATCTTAGTTTGGAAAGACCTGATGAAGATCCCGTAAATCCATGGATAAGCAACGTCATCATAAGAAATGCTGACGTCATCTCAAAAAATGACATTCATGTTGAGATACGCCACTAG
- a CDS encoding DUF6048 family protein — protein sequence MLRYATSLLFVMVACLASAQQTTQEPVANDTIIYPTTYGLRAGIDLASLVRTAIDDEYTGFQVMADYRLTKDWYVAGELGTETLDRETNQIDFETSGSYIKAGADYNFYGNWLDLDNMIYVGFRAGASSFSQTLNRFDFYEEAGSFPAPSRFPNEEFDGLTAFWAEIQAGVKVQVLNNVYLSLNVQLKRLVAEDQPDNFDNLYIPGFGRTYDTGEIGVGYSYGISYRIPIYKK from the coding sequence ATGTTGAGATACGCCACTAGCCTATTGTTCGTAATGGTGGCTTGCCTTGCAAGTGCACAGCAAACCACACAGGAACCTGTGGCAAATGATACCATCATATATCCTACGACTTATGGACTGCGAGCAGGAATAGATCTAGCCAGTCTCGTACGCACAGCTATTGACGATGAATACACAGGCTTTCAAGTCATGGCAGATTATAGACTTACCAAGGACTGGTATGTCGCCGGCGAACTGGGAACCGAAACTCTTGATCGAGAAACCAATCAAATTGATTTTGAAACCAGCGGTTCCTATATCAAAGCTGGCGCAGATTATAATTTCTATGGCAACTGGCTCGATCTAGACAATATGATTTATGTAGGGTTTAGAGCAGGTGCCTCAAGCTTTTCACAAACCCTGAATAGGTTTGACTTTTATGAAGAGGCAGGCTCTTTTCCAGCGCCTAGTAGATTCCCTAATGAGGAGTTTGATGGACTAACGGCTTTCTGGGCAGAGATTCAAGCTGGAGTAAAAGTTCAAGTATTGAACAACGTCTATCTGTCCTTAAATGTTCAGCTAAAAAGACTTGTTGCGGAAGATCAACCTGATAATTTTGACAATCTTTATATACCTGGTTTTGGACGTACCTATGATACAGGCGAAATAGGCGTTGGTTATTCTTATGGCATTTCCTACCGTATTCCTATTTACAAAAAGTAA
- a CDS encoding DUF5606 family protein, which produces MSLDSILSITGKPGLYKLKTKARSGFVVESLMDNKTSIVGMSHNVSVLKDISIYTYEAEVPLKEVFNKIAKKEDKGAAISHKASKDELSNYFNEVLPEYDEDRVYASDIKKVVQWYNILQQNDLLDSLSNSEEEE; this is translated from the coding sequence ATGAGTCTAGACAGCATTTTGTCCATTACAGGGAAACCAGGATTATACAAATTGAAGACTAAAGCCCGCAGTGGCTTTGTCGTGGAATCTCTTATGGACAACAAAACATCCATTGTAGGGATGAGTCACAACGTGAGTGTTTTAAAAGATATCTCCATTTATACCTATGAGGCAGAGGTTCCTTTGAAAGAAGTCTTTAACAAGATCGCCAAAAAAGAAGACAAAGGAGCCGCCATTAGCCACAAAGCCTCGAAAGATGAGTTGAGCAACTATTTTAATGAAGTACTACCAGAATACGATGAAGATCGTGTTTATGCCAGCGACATCAAAAAAGTAGTGCAGTGGTATAACATTCTACAGCAAAATGATTTGTTGGACAGCTTGTCAAACTCTGAGGAAGAAGAATAG
- the def gene encoding peptide deformylase — protein sequence MILPIVAYGDPVLRKEAQEITPDYPKLEEVIENMWETMYNAAGVGLAAPQVGLPIRMFMIDTEPFSDDPDLSEQEQKELAGFKKAFINAQIIEETGDEWSFNEGCLSIPNVREDVFRPEKVTIQYQDENFKTHTETYDGLIARVIQHEYDHIEGILFTDKISSLKKRLIKNKLNNISKGKTSVDYRMRFPDAKGRR from the coding sequence ATGATTTTACCAATAGTTGCTTACGGTGATCCAGTGTTGCGCAAGGAAGCGCAAGAAATAACGCCAGATTACCCTAAGCTGGAAGAAGTAATCGAGAATATGTGGGAAACCATGTATAACGCTGCTGGTGTAGGCCTTGCCGCGCCACAGGTAGGATTGCCCATACGCATGTTCATGATCGATACAGAGCCATTTAGCGATGATCCAGATTTGAGCGAGCAGGAGCAAAAAGAGCTTGCGGGCTTTAAAAAGGCATTTATCAATGCTCAAATCATAGAAGAAACCGGTGATGAATGGTCTTTTAATGAAGGTTGTCTAAGCATACCTAACGTGCGCGAGGATGTTTTTAGACCTGAAAAGGTTACCATTCAATACCAGGACGAAAACTTCAAAACTCATACAGAGACATACGATGGTTTGATCGCCAGAGTCATACAGCATGAGTACGACCACATTGAAGGGATTTTATTTACCGATAAAATTTCAAGCCTCAAAAAGCGTTTGATCAAGAATAAATTAAATAACATATCTAAAGGGAAGACAAGTGTAGATTACCGAATGCGTTTTCCTGATGCAAAAGGCCGCAGATAA
- the ruvX gene encoding Holliday junction resolvase RuvX produces the protein MGRILAIDYGKKRTGIAVTDPMKIIASGLCTVATYDLNKWLEEYIVSEDVETIVIGEPKQMDYTDSELGGVINAFAKALQVKYPNIKIERMDERFTSKMAFQTMIDSGLNKKQRRNKALVDEIAATIILQSYMDRIR, from the coding sequence ATGGGACGCATATTGGCGATAGATTATGGGAAAAAACGCACCGGCATTGCCGTGACAGACCCCATGAAGATCATCGCGTCGGGTTTGTGTACCGTAGCGACCTATGATCTTAATAAGTGGTTGGAAGAGTATATCGTGAGTGAAGATGTGGAGACGATCGTCATAGGTGAGCCCAAGCAAATGGATTATACCGATAGTGAGTTGGGTGGCGTGATTAACGCTTTCGCGAAAGCGTTACAAGTCAAATACCCTAACATCAAGATAGAACGCATGGATGAACGTTTTACCTCAAAGATGGCTTTCCAGACCATGATCGATAGTGGTTTGAATAAAAAACAACGTCGCAACAAAGCTCTTGTAGACGAGATTGCTGCGACCATCATCCTTCAATCCTATATGGATAGAATAAGATAA
- a CDS encoding 2,3,4,5-tetrahydropyridine-2,6-dicarboxylate N-succinyltransferase: protein MEQIKNIIENAWEDRSLLENKVTQDAIRNVVDLLDSGELRVAQPTDNGWQVNEWVKKAVVLYFPIQKMETIECGPLEFHDKIPLKTGYKDKGIRVVPHAVARHGAYISKGVILMPSYVNIGAHIEEGTMVDTWATVGSCAQIGANVHLSGGVGIGGVLEPLQAAPVIIEDNAFIGSRCIVVEGVRVEKEAVLGANVVLTASTKIIDVTGDEPKEMKGVVPARSVVIPGSYAKEFPAGTFNVPCALIIGTRKESTNKKTSLNDALREYDVAV from the coding sequence TTGGAACAGATAAAGAACATCATCGAGAACGCGTGGGAAGACCGCAGCCTATTAGAAAATAAAGTAACACAAGATGCGATACGCAACGTGGTAGATCTACTAGATAGTGGTGAACTGCGCGTCGCACAACCTACAGACAATGGCTGGCAGGTAAATGAATGGGTAAAGAAAGCGGTCGTGCTTTATTTCCCAATCCAGAAAATGGAAACCATAGAATGTGGTCCTCTTGAATTTCACGATAAAATTCCGCTTAAAACGGGTTATAAAGATAAAGGCATAAGAGTAGTACCTCATGCAGTGGCACGTCATGGAGCCTACATTTCTAAAGGTGTGATCTTGATGCCCAGTTATGTAAACATAGGTGCGCACATTGAGGAAGGAACCATGGTGGACACCTGGGCGACCGTAGGTAGCTGCGCCCAGATAGGTGCCAATGTGCATTTGAGTGGTGGCGTTGGTATAGGCGGTGTCCTTGAGCCACTACAAGCCGCTCCAGTGATCATTGAGGATAATGCTTTTATAGGATCGCGATGTATCGTGGTAGAAGGTGTACGCGTGGAGAAAGAAGCGGTATTAGGTGCTAATGTAGTACTAACCGCTAGTACAAAAATCATTGACGTGACTGGTGATGAACCTAAAGAGATGAAAGGCGTTGTTCCTGCAAGATCTGTAGTGATCCCTGGTAGTTATGCTAAAGAATTCCCAGCAGGAACTTTTAATGTGCCTTGCGCCCTAATCATAGGAACCAGAAAGGAAAGCACCAACAAAAAGACGTCGCTCAACGATGCCTTGCGCGAGTATGATGTCGCGGTGTAA